From Pseudodesulfovibrio nedwellii:
ACTTTGCCTTCAACGGGCAGGTTGCTGTTCCTTGCTTCTTCAAGCATGGCCAGGCCGCCGATGCCCGAGATGGCGCGAGACAGTTTGATGCCGCCGGAGTCCTTGCCGACCACGTAGAGTTCTACGGTGTCGCCGTCGGTTACTGTGCAGTTGTCTTCTTCGTCCAGCATTTCTGCTTTTTCGACGATACCGTCCAGCTTGGTGCCGGTGTCCACGAAAATCGTGCTTTCACCGACCTGGATGACTTTACCTGAGACCTTGTCGCCAATGTTCAGGTTGTCGCCGCCGCCTTCGCTGTACTGCTCAAACAGTTCGGCGAAACTTTCTTCGCCTTCTTCCACGCCGTTACGCTCTTTGAATTCTTCGGACACGATGATTACCGTTCTTTAAAAAGGTTATGTAAGAAGTGCCTTGGCAAAATCCTTGCCATTGAACGGGCGAAGATCTTCCATCTTTTCGCCCAGGCCGACGTAGGTTATCGGCAGTTTGTTTTGCAGAGTCACTGCCACCACTACACCGCCTTTGGCTGTGCCGTCCAGCTTGGTCAGGATTATTTCGTCTACGCCAACAGCCTCATTGAACAGTTTGGTCTGAGACAGGGCGTTTTGCCCGGTGGTGGCATCGATGACCAGCACGTTGCGGTGAGGAGCACCTTCATGCTTCTTGCCGACGACTCGCTGGATTTTGGTTAATTCTTCCATCAGGTTGGTTTTGGTGTGCAACCTGCCTGCCGTGTCGAGCAGCAGCAGGTCATACCCTTCGCTGATAGCCTTGTCCATGGCTTCGAAAGCCACAGCTGCCGGGTCTGAGCCTTCGGTCTTCGCAAAGAACCCCGCGCCAATGCGTGTGGCCCAGACTTCAAGCTGTTCGATAGCGGCTGCCCGGAAAGTGTCACCTGCGGCAATAAGCACTTTGCGGCCCTGCATCTGAGCACGGTGGGCCAGTTTTGCAATGGTCGTTGTTTTGCCTACACCGTTGACACCTACCATCATGAGGACTTCGGGGGGATTCACGGCTTCGATACGGGGCGGAACCTTGAAAATGTCTTCCAACTCATCGCGCAAGATATTCTTGAAGTCATCCGGGTTGTCGGTCCCGGCTTTACGGGCACGAGCCTTGAGGTTGTCCATGAGCTGGTTGGCCGCTTCCATGCCCACATCTGCCATGATGAGGATTTCCTCAAATTCTTCCCAGAATTCGTCGTTCAGGGAGGAGTGGGTGGAGAGCAGATTGTCGATACGTTTGGTGATCTGCTCACGGGTTTTGGATATGCCTTCGGATAATTTGAGGAACAGACGATCGCGTTCGTCTTCCTCATCTTCCAGGTCCAAGGCCAGAGTCAGTCTGTATTGTAATTCGGATTTGAATTCGGCAACGACAACATAACCCATTTCGTTGAGCCATGCGTCGAATTTGGTGATGAAGTCTTTGGCTTCGGCGTCAGGTGCACCCAATGCTTTAAACAGAAAAGCAAGACGATCCCAAAGGTTCTGGCCTTTCTCGTCCACGCCTTCAACTATAATATTCAGCCATTGGGAGAGTTTGGGGTCTGCCTGTCGTAAAGACAGCGTCAGGCCTGCCTGCCAGTCTTCGCTCGGTGTGGGGGCGGCATCGGTTTCCTGCGTGGGAGTAGAAGCTTCGGCCACAGTTTGAGCAGGGGTTTCTGGTTCGGGAGCAGTATGCTCCTCGATTTCTATGCCCTTTTCTTTTTTGTATTCGTCAAGAGCCTGTTGCGCCGCATCTTCCGGGCTTGACCAAGCTTTTTTCAGTTTGCTGAAAAATCCCATGAGGACCTCATGATTTGGTGTCGTTGTTGTTAGGGCGTAGTTAATAGCCTACCTGACTTCCGGTTGCAATAGATGATATGATGCTACGGGATGTTGCCATTCTTCGTGTGAGAAGCTAGGTACAGGGAAAAA
This genomic window contains:
- the ftsY gene encoding signal recognition particle-docking protein FtsY; the encoded protein is MGFFSKLKKAWSSPEDAAQQALDEYKKEKGIEIEEHTAPEPETPAQTVAEASTPTQETDAAPTPSEDWQAGLTLSLRQADPKLSQWLNIIVEGVDEKGQNLWDRLAFLFKALGAPDAEAKDFITKFDAWLNEMGYVVVAEFKSELQYRLTLALDLEDEEDERDRLFLKLSEGISKTREQITKRIDNLLSTHSSLNDEFWEEFEEILIMADVGMEAANQLMDNLKARARKAGTDNPDDFKNILRDELEDIFKVPPRIEAVNPPEVLMMVGVNGVGKTTTIAKLAHRAQMQGRKVLIAAGDTFRAAAIEQLEVWATRIGAGFFAKTEGSDPAAVAFEAMDKAISEGYDLLLLDTAGRLHTKTNLMEELTKIQRVVGKKHEGAPHRNVLVIDATTGQNALSQTKLFNEAVGVDEIILTKLDGTAKGGVVVAVTLQNKLPITYVGLGEKMEDLRPFNGKDFAKALLT